In the genome of Saprospira sp. CCB-QB6, one region contains:
- a CDS encoding TM1812 family CRISPR-associated protein, with protein MQQGPLAAKDKNYLSRVIPYNQSSSQLTEEDKMGLEARFQRMKEEGYIGAFKSVDILEGFTEEDIWEIFSTIVNELDALQTDKKGGKSVELELYFDITNGFRFFPMLMFSLINYVSAVQNCKLKQVLYGNYDAGMAVRQEALGKLSEEQKAELRQQAVEAPIQILTNIVELNQWTEAVEMFTKSADAYSLNKLLKDSVNVSEKKLGEELFALTEAVKTCRGKELTQKLKLKETKKRIQSLKMDSSGGMKKQLKPLLNKIESKINNFNSKTTENGFAAVEWCIQHGMVQQGYTFLQETLISWLIEQTYNLSQIDDKHLRDIAKSALRQNNLYDKNGKKGTINFCYKNTYWYPFTREQVKDKANDLTNNRKKYRGLDSAFLEITSERLGGLRNDINHSGYNKKAGSAKVLTQELQNLSNRILQIIQPSYK; from the coding sequence ATGCAACAAGGCCCTTTGGCGGCTAAAGATAAAAACTATCTCAGCCGAGTTATACCTTATAATCAGTCTTCGTCTCAGCTGACAGAAGAAGATAAAATGGGCTTAGAAGCTCGTTTTCAACGAATGAAAGAGGAAGGATATATAGGGGCATTTAAATCAGTTGATATTTTAGAGGGCTTCACTGAGGAAGATATTTGGGAAATATTTAGCACTATTGTTAATGAATTAGACGCACTACAAACAGATAAAAAAGGTGGTAAATCTGTAGAACTTGAGCTATACTTTGATATTACGAATGGATTTCGGTTTTTCCCAATGTTGATGTTTAGCCTTATTAACTATGTCTCTGCAGTCCAAAATTGTAAGCTGAAACAGGTTTTATATGGTAATTATGATGCAGGAATGGCAGTGCGGCAAGAAGCTTTAGGTAAGCTATCTGAAGAGCAAAAAGCAGAATTGAGACAGCAAGCTGTTGAAGCACCAATACAAATTCTAACCAATATCGTAGAACTTAATCAATGGACAGAGGCTGTCGAAATGTTTACTAAATCAGCTGATGCCTATAGCTTAAATAAATTGCTAAAAGATAGTGTCAACGTTTCTGAAAAAAAGCTTGGCGAAGAGCTCTTTGCTTTAACTGAGGCGGTTAAAACTTGTCGCGGAAAGGAGCTTACTCAAAAGTTAAAACTGAAAGAGACAAAAAAACGAATTCAATCCCTTAAGATGGATAGTTCTGGAGGGATGAAAAAACAGCTTAAGCCTTTACTGAATAAAATTGAATCAAAAATTAACAATTTTAACTCTAAAACAACAGAGAATGGTTTTGCTGCAGTAGAGTGGTGTATTCAGCACGGAATGGTTCAACAGGGGTATACTTTTTTACAGGAAACTTTGATTAGTTGGTTGATTGAGCAGACTTATAACCTGTCTCAAATAGATGACAAACATCTTAGAGATATTGCAAAATCAGCTTTGAGACAAAATAATCTATATGATAAGAATGGTAAAAAAGGAACAATTAACTTTTGTTATAAGAATACATACTGGTATCCATTTACTAGAGAGCAAGTGAAAGATAAAGCTAATGATTTAACTAATAATAGGAAGAAATACAGGGGGTTAGATAGTGCATTTTTGGAAATTACTTCAGAACGTTTAGGCGGCCTCCGTAATGACATTAACCATTCTGGCTATAATAAAAAAGCGGGTTCCGCTAAGGTACTAACCCAAGAACTACAAAATCTTAGCAACCGCATCCTCCAAATTATCCAACCCTCCTACAAATAG
- a CDS encoding IS5 family transposase, with protein sequence MASKNLIAKPSKRGRPKTISDEFIRYLFRLKVLFSFGYRQLEGILKCVISKYNLDAKPISFTQIYRRVKKLKLNIKSKKRTKERSVAIDSTGLKTKGQGEWLRKKYLEKQRSSWIKVHLAVDDKTGEILSVEITTERKTDASQLPKMMKKMKSLNIRQVYADGAYDQIKCREAICKAGAVPFIPPRKNARLKKGKDGELVDSYRNDDILYIWELGATAWKQDLGYHRRNLSETAMMRLKHFFSERLSSLSFKMQKQEVLMRIQILNELNAVKLEVVTNQ encoded by the coding sequence TTGGCAAGCAAAAACCTCATAGCTAAGCCTTCAAAACGCGGCAGACCTAAAACAATTTCTGATGAATTTATTCGCTATTTATTCCGTTTAAAAGTGCTTTTTTCTTTTGGATATCGACAATTAGAAGGTATTCTAAAATGCGTTATTTCCAAATATAATTTGGATGCTAAGCCCATATCTTTTACTCAAATATATCGTAGAGTCAAGAAACTAAAACTGAATATTAAGTCTAAAAAGAGGACTAAAGAAAGATCGGTAGCAATAGATAGTACAGGACTAAAAACAAAAGGACAGGGAGAATGGTTAAGAAAAAAATACTTGGAAAAGCAGCGCTCTAGCTGGATTAAAGTACATTTAGCAGTGGATGATAAAACAGGAGAAATATTATCTGTAGAGATTACCACAGAGCGAAAAACCGATGCTTCTCAACTCCCCAAAATGATGAAAAAAATGAAATCCTTGAATATCCGCCAAGTTTATGCAGATGGCGCCTATGACCAAATAAAATGTCGGGAAGCAATTTGTAAGGCTGGAGCGGTACCGTTTATTCCCCCACGTAAAAATGCTCGCCTAAAAAAAGGAAAAGATGGAGAGCTGGTTGACAGTTATCGCAATGATGATATTTTATATATCTGGGAGTTGGGAGCTACTGCTTGGAAACAAGATTTAGGCTATCATCGTCGAAATTTAAGCGAAACTGCAATGATGCGACTCAAGCACTTTTTCTCTGAACGGCTCTCTTCGCTCAGCTTTAAAATGCAGAAGCAAGAAGTCCTGATGCGTATTCAAATTTTAAATGAGCTTAATGCTGTCAAGTTGGAAGTTGTTACTAATCAGTAA
- a CDS encoding TM1812 family CRISPR-associated protein produces MNQKKKVFISFLGTNGYGETKYYFPNQDVDTVKSTPFVQEAIFKQWPFPEDKWDAQIDEVVIFTTLAGPCCINRNLLISNNFQLDSIKLI; encoded by the coding sequence ATGAATCAGAAGAAAAAGGTTTTTATCTCGTTTTTGGGAACGAATGGATATGGCGAAACAAAGTATTATTTTCCTAATCAAGATGTAGATACTGTAAAATCTACTCCTTTTGTTCAAGAGGCTATCTTTAAACAATGGCCTTTCCCTGAGGATAAATGGGATGCACAAATTGATGAAGTAGTTATATTTACCACTTTGGCGGGGCCTTGTTGTATAAATCGTAACTTACTGATTAGTAACAACTTCCAACTTGACAGCATTAAGCTCATTTAA
- a CDS encoding TIGR03986 family type III CRISPR-associated RAMP protein translates to MSIIKAPYNFVPLEKKVFYPAWGPLVSHDQPFKDGLSGTLEVELKTHSPIFIANGVLEKDKVNYNCKDGELKSTKDEPLAFSHYYDVNGNKQYFIPATSLKGMLRSVLEVLSFSKMNFYNDHRYAARDLSSHDNFYMKEMKYQKCGWMKKEGDKYIIESCREPKRISHKELDRSFDLKMSDYFQGKVSLKYEKTTDGQVSSEYNKYSEQEDYLKSAKHKYELYPKIGLKDVFIARTKDDREREVCTLSETETNQKGKVVFTGQPSKRKEPKVGKPSGKAFEFIFPETRGEQFVVSEKVIADFKFAYFNFDEQRQSHDWKYWKKRLEAGKEVPVFFIEEEGEIKSLGYSYLYKLPFEHRIGEYFKDQRSNELDLSQCIFGNVDEGDQKNSLLMLKGRVQFSHANFIKKDDLEGETVSAVLSSPKASYYPSYIDQGAETKVPYRQPYKTYMDDPKRVNLAGRKRYPIHQNFSYEKLPSTNGINRKILSHFKPLKEGLTAKFKVHYHNLLPEELGALISAITMHGTDSCFHNLGMGKPLGLGKVKLHLKTEEIENRKVAAYMGQFELLMQQFFSDEGDEKRWLNSDPLKELLAMTTVQKQQYDFNLKYMKLKDFRSAKNENKKKGIMKEALIRYTKLGAVSPDKTETSGGQVLTPITRGNARIELIKKALALKTKAEAVKEGLKNEKPKAERRQKEAEAQEKERQKRAAELAAKQAKIDAKKAALEKAEEERKARKREQAAQKGLEPVKEKTQLGQVRTIVSQFIKASGEETLAEDYWEELKENLAIAYSNSPKGKQREWKKKLAKELSNWLGSPTTAENWAKEILGLSK, encoded by the coding sequence ATGAGTATAATAAAAGCGCCGTACAATTTTGTGCCTTTAGAGAAGAAAGTGTTTTACCCTGCTTGGGGGCCATTGGTTTCACATGATCAACCATTTAAAGATGGTCTTTCGGGAACCTTAGAGGTAGAGCTAAAGACACATAGTCCTATTTTCATTGCGAATGGAGTTTTGGAAAAGGATAAGGTTAATTACAACTGTAAGGATGGGGAGCTAAAAAGTACCAAAGATGAGCCATTAGCTTTTTCTCACTATTATGATGTGAATGGGAATAAGCAGTATTTTATTCCAGCTACTTCTTTAAAAGGAATGTTGCGTTCTGTCTTGGAAGTATTGTCTTTTAGTAAGATGAATTTTTATAACGACCATCGTTATGCTGCCCGTGATTTGAGCTCTCATGACAACTTCTATATGAAGGAAATGAAGTATCAGAAGTGTGGTTGGATGAAGAAGGAGGGGGATAAATATATTATAGAAAGTTGCAGAGAGCCCAAAAGAATTTCCCATAAGGAATTAGATCGTTCTTTTGATTTAAAAATGTCCGATTATTTTCAAGGTAAAGTTTCTTTAAAGTATGAAAAAACTACTGATGGGCAAGTATCTTCGGAATACAATAAGTATAGCGAGCAAGAGGATTATTTAAAGTCCGCAAAGCATAAATATGAGTTGTATCCTAAAATAGGACTAAAAGATGTTTTTATAGCGAGAACAAAAGATGATAGAGAGCGGGAAGTTTGTACGCTGTCTGAAACAGAAACTAATCAAAAAGGAAAGGTAGTTTTTACAGGTCAGCCATCAAAAAGGAAAGAGCCAAAGGTAGGAAAACCCTCAGGAAAAGCATTTGAGTTTATCTTTCCCGAGACAAGGGGCGAGCAGTTTGTGGTTTCAGAAAAAGTAATTGCTGACTTTAAGTTTGCTTATTTTAATTTTGATGAGCAGCGGCAATCTCATGATTGGAAATATTGGAAGAAACGTTTAGAGGCTGGCAAAGAAGTTCCTGTTTTCTTCATTGAAGAAGAGGGGGAAATTAAGAGCTTAGGTTATTCCTATTTATATAAGCTGCCCTTTGAGCATCGGATTGGAGAATACTTTAAGGACCAAAGATCAAATGAGCTTGATTTAAGTCAATGTATTTTTGGTAATGTTGATGAGGGAGACCAAAAGAATAGCTTGCTCATGCTTAAGGGACGGGTTCAGTTTTCGCATGCTAATTTTATTAAGAAAGATGATCTTGAAGGAGAGACAGTATCAGCTGTTTTAAGTAGTCCTAAGGCTTCTTATTATCCTAGCTATATTGATCAGGGGGCTGAAACAAAAGTTCCTTACAGACAGCCTTATAAAACATATATGGATGATCCCAAAAGAGTAAATCTGGCAGGTCGGAAGCGATATCCTATACATCAAAATTTTAGTTATGAAAAACTTCCTTCAACAAATGGCATAAATAGAAAAATACTAAGTCATTTTAAGCCATTGAAAGAGGGCTTGACAGCAAAGTTTAAAGTTCATTACCACAACTTGCTTCCAGAGGAGTTAGGGGCTTTGATTAGTGCAATTACGATGCATGGAACGGATAGCTGTTTTCACAACTTAGGTATGGGGAAACCTCTAGGTCTTGGGAAAGTAAAGCTACATCTAAAAACAGAAGAAATTGAAAATAGAAAGGTTGCAGCTTATATGGGGCAGTTTGAGCTTTTGATGCAGCAATTTTTCAGTGATGAGGGGGATGAAAAAAGATGGTTGAATAGTGATCCCTTAAAAGAATTGTTGGCCATGACAACAGTACAAAAACAACAGTATGACTTTAATCTTAAGTATATGAAACTTAAGGATTTTAGAAGTGCAAAAAATGAAAATAAAAAGAAAGGGATAATGAAAGAAGCCCTCATTCGCTATACGAAATTAGGAGCTGTGTCACCAGATAAAACCGAGACAAGTGGGGGGCAAGTCTTAACTCCAATTACAAGGGGAAATGCTAGAATAGAACTTATAAAAAAAGCTTTAGCGCTAAAGACAAAAGCAGAGGCTGTAAAAGAAGGACTTAAAAATGAGAAACCTAAAGCTGAACGTCGGCAAAAGGAAGCTGAAGCACAAGAAAAAGAGCGTCAAAAACGAGCAGCAGAATTGGCCGCCAAACAAGCTAAAATAGATGCTAAAAAGGCTGCTCTTGAAAAAGCAGAAGAGGAGCGAAAGGCCAGAAAACGGGAGCAAGCAGCTCAAAAAGGACTGGAGCCCGTCAAGGAGAAAACCCAGTTGGGGCAGGTGCGTACCATTGTCAGTCAGTTTATTAAAGCCAGTGGAGAGGAAACCCTTGCCGAGGACTATTGGGAAGAACTAAAAGAGAATTTAGCTATAGCTTATTCCAATAGCCCTAAAGGAAAGCAAAGGGAATGGAAAAAGAAATTGGCGAAGGAACTCAGCAACTGGCTAGGCTCTCCCACCACCGCAGAAAACTGGGCGAAAGAAATTTTGGGCCTCTCCAAATAA
- a CDS encoding RAMP superfamily CRISPR-associated protein: MSNQKKNYRYQAFCVIEAQSPIQIGSGEKALTVSNSLLKDAFGFYYIPATSLTGVLRHLFWEKDGAQKESEGLKSIFGYQEERKDGGQGSRLILSSAHLLLNGKKIADGLSAVDLIEVDEQLEGKGSGFEHLQPVRREHVRINHRGVADKEANGKFESELLPKGCRFAFEIELVGTVEDAENWEAILSLLHHPLFRLGGGSRKGFGRFKVEQLITRSLDLNQEDDLQMYLAKSSQLAYREAGQNKYVAFKPSSKSEQAFKHYRLSLSAEDFMLFGGDFNVDLAEKALAKARVEKTKKKQDGKESDEKSLSLTSALADFTPKTEKVIYWDGGTMATTDCYLMPASSIKGAIAHRFVYHLNKLLGIYVDQQEADHAEVEKKLADYEQQLVALENDQAKSLEVINDGLKNLAELEKKMVQLTERLQNMGNAETVELQKMALFGEALDAKAAKGQRGRILFEDIYLAKDTNSKKVFNHVAIDRFTAGALDQALYSEEVLQPRESMTLNIYVEQKAFEENQVQQALEASLKDLCEGRLPLGGGVMRGHGRMKGNIQTAQA, encoded by the coding sequence ATGAGTAATCAGAAAAAGAACTATAGATATCAGGCTTTTTGTGTAATAGAAGCGCAAAGTCCTATACAAATAGGCAGCGGGGAAAAAGCCCTGACTGTCAGCAATAGCTTATTGAAAGATGCCTTTGGCTTTTATTATATTCCAGCTACAAGTTTGACTGGGGTGCTGCGTCATCTCTTTTGGGAGAAGGATGGAGCGCAAAAAGAAAGTGAAGGTTTAAAATCTATCTTCGGTTATCAAGAGGAGAGGAAAGATGGAGGCCAAGGAAGTCGCCTTATTTTATCGTCGGCTCATTTGCTCCTCAATGGGAAAAAAATAGCAGATGGACTCTCTGCTGTGGATTTAATAGAGGTAGATGAGCAACTAGAGGGGAAAGGGAGTGGCTTTGAGCATCTTCAGCCTGTACGCAGAGAGCATGTGCGCATCAATCATAGAGGAGTAGCGGATAAAGAGGCTAACGGAAAGTTTGAGTCAGAATTATTGCCTAAAGGCTGTCGCTTTGCCTTTGAGATAGAGCTAGTAGGAACAGTAGAAGATGCTGAGAATTGGGAAGCTATATTATCGCTCTTGCATCATCCGCTTTTCCGTTTAGGAGGTGGTAGCCGCAAAGGTTTTGGTCGATTTAAGGTGGAGCAACTAATAACAAGAAGTTTGGACCTAAATCAAGAGGACGACCTACAAATGTATTTGGCCAAAAGTAGCCAGTTGGCTTATAGAGAAGCAGGGCAGAATAAGTATGTCGCCTTTAAGCCATCTAGCAAATCAGAACAAGCCTTTAAGCACTATCGCTTGAGCTTAAGCGCAGAAGACTTTATGCTATTTGGTGGAGACTTTAATGTGGACTTGGCAGAGAAAGCTTTGGCAAAAGCAAGAGTAGAGAAGACAAAGAAAAAACAAGACGGAAAGGAGTCCGACGAAAAAAGTTTGTCGCTTACATCTGCTTTAGCCGACTTCACACCAAAGACAGAAAAAGTAATCTATTGGGATGGAGGGACAATGGCAACTACAGATTGCTATCTAATGCCAGCTAGTTCTATAAAGGGGGCTATTGCGCATCGCTTTGTTTATCATTTGAATAAGCTGTTGGGTATTTATGTGGACCAGCAGGAAGCTGATCATGCAGAAGTGGAAAAAAAGCTAGCTGACTATGAGCAGCAGTTGGTGGCGCTAGAAAATGATCAAGCTAAATCATTAGAGGTGATAAATGATGGACTAAAGAATTTGGCAGAATTAGAAAAAAAAATGGTCCAATTAACAGAACGCCTACAAAATATGGGAAATGCTGAGACGGTAGAGCTACAGAAAATGGCATTATTTGGTGAGGCCTTAGATGCTAAAGCTGCGAAAGGGCAGAGAGGTCGCATTTTATTTGAGGATATTTATTTGGCTAAAGATACAAACTCTAAGAAGGTCTTTAACCATGTAGCCATAGATCGCTTTACGGCTGGGGCCTTGGACCAAGCGCTATACAGTGAGGAGGTTTTACAGCCTAGAGAGTCAATGACGCTTAACATTTATGTAGAGCAAAAAGCTTTTGAGGAGAATCAGGTACAGCAAGCCCTAGAAGCTAGTCTAAAAGATCTTTGTGAGGGCCGTCTGCCCTTAGGGGGTGGCGTGATGCGTGGACATGGCCGAATGAAGGGCAATATCCAAACGGCGCAAGCTTAA
- a CDS encoding RAMP superfamily CRISPR-associated protein: protein MENIKYQIEFFSDWHIGSGLSIAGDVNAAVLKDDNDLPYIPGKTLKGMFRDAAEQLVELKEENSAEHAAWQFFIKEVFGERVEAGGHEGAAGQCFFSSATLSSNLQELFEQEPSLKEGLYRSITATAISYETGVAKEHSLRKLEVCAPMVLEGEIEGEILAKHKDKLECCSKMIKQMGLSRHRGLGRVQFSFTK, encoded by the coding sequence ATGGAAAACATAAAGTATCAAATAGAGTTTTTCTCTGATTGGCATATAGGCAGTGGTTTATCTATTGCAGGAGATGTTAATGCAGCAGTATTAAAGGATGATAATGACTTGCCTTATATCCCGGGCAAAACCTTAAAGGGAATGTTTCGAGATGCTGCAGAGCAATTAGTGGAACTCAAAGAAGAGAACAGCGCCGAGCATGCAGCATGGCAATTCTTTATTAAAGAGGTCTTTGGCGAGCGAGTAGAAGCAGGAGGACATGAAGGTGCTGCTGGGCAGTGTTTCTTTTCTTCGGCGACTTTGAGTAGTAATCTACAAGAGCTTTTTGAGCAAGAGCCTTCGCTAAAAGAAGGGCTATATCGCAGTATTACTGCTACTGCAATCAGTTATGAGACAGGCGTTGCCAAGGAACATAGCCTAAGAAAGCTAGAGGTTTGTGCACCTATGGTTCTAGAGGGGGAGATAGAAGGGGAAATATTGGCCAAGCATAAAGACAAGCTAGAGTGCTGTAGCAAAATGATTAAGCAAATGGGCCTTAGCCGTCATCGGGGGCTCGGTCGTGTACAGTTCTCTTTTACTAAATAA